In a single window of the Nicotiana tomentosiformis chromosome 8, ASM39032v3, whole genome shotgun sequence genome:
- the LOC138897884 gene encoding uncharacterized protein, whose product MDKILALLKLNILKAQPCMKNLADKHRTELEFSERDWVFVKFKPYRQNSVCMLQHPKLGRRYFGPFHVLKRIVQVAYKLELPDASRIHHVFHVYMLKYCIGEPAQQVTPLQLTDFIPPSNEGPGLLNLEDKVLT is encoded by the coding sequence ATGGACAAAATTCTAGCCTTGCTTAAGCTAAATATTCTTAAGGCACAGCCTTGTATGAAGAATTTGGCTGACAAACATCGTACTGAACTTGAATTTTCCGAAAGGGACTGGGTGTTTGTCAAGTTTAAGCCTTATCGTCAAAATTCAGTGTGTATGCTGCAACACCCCAAACTGGGCAGGCGTTACTTTGGGCCTTTTCACGTTCTTAAGCGCATTGtccaggtggcgtacaagctggAATTGCCGGACGCATCTCGAATCCACCATGTCTTCCATGTCTATATGCTTAAGTATTGTATTGGTGAACCTGCTCAACAAGTTACGCCTTTGCAACTCACTGATTTCATCCCTCCCAGTAATGAAGGTCCAGGTCTACtgaaccttgaggacaaggttcttACGTAG
- the LOC104086282 gene encoding uncharacterized protein — MGTNSQTSDSVISSPPIPATSIFASSTGIGLVDSAHPYYRYSSDYPGMNLVSSTFDGRGYGGWRRVVVIALFAKKKLGFIDGTLAVPDAEFGLQRAWARCNDIVLSWLLNSLSKETVESVLYSQSAKDLWNNLEDRFGQASGAKLFQLQKELSVVVQGNSSVLTYFTKMKGLWDELDTLNTFSACVCVCDCGAKAKSIKAHQDERLLQFLMGLNETFIGVRSNILLSSPLPSIGQAYSLVVQDEKQREIHVVPAYPGESGSFMVVNQEGGKKYGDSKRQKGS, encoded by the coding sequence ATGGGAACCAATTCACAAACTAGTGATTCAGTCATCTCTTCTCCACCTATTCCAGCAACTTCTATTTTTGCTAGTTCTACTGGTATTGGTCTAGTTGATTCAGCTCATCCCTACTACCGCTATTCTTCAGACTACCCAGGAATGAACCTGGTCTCCTCAACGTTTGATGGCAGAGGTTATGGTGGGTGGAGGAGAGTTGTTGTCATAGCTTTATTTGCAAAGAAAAAGCTAGGGTTCATTGATGGAACCCTAGCTGTGCCAGATGCAGAATTTGGGCTTCAGAGAGCTTGGGCAAGATGCAACGACATTGTCCTCTCTTGGCTCCTCAATTCCCTTTCCAAAGAAACTGTTGAGAGTGTCTTGTACTCACAGAGTGCAAAAGATCTGTGGAATAACTTGGAAGATAGGTTTGGTCAGGCAAGTGGAGCAAAGTTGTTCCAGCTACAAAAGGAATTAAGTGTTGTGGTGCAAGGTAACTCTAGTGTTTTAACCTATTTCACTAAGATGAAAGGACTATGGGATGAGCTAGATACACTCAATACTTTTTCTGCTTGTGTGTGTGTCTGTGATTGTGGAGCTAAGGCAAAGAGTATCAAGGCTCATCAAGATGAAAGACTTTTGCAATTCCTTATGGGTTTGAATGAAACCTTCATAGGAGTTAGGAGCAACATATTGTTGTCTTCTCCTTTACCTTCCATTGGGCAGGCATACTCTTTGGTCGTACAAGATGAAAAACAAAGAGAAATTCATGTTGTACCTGCTTACCCAGGAGAGTCTGGTTCTTTCATGGTTGTTAACCAAGAAGGTGGGAAGAAGTATGGTGATTCCAAACGACAGAAGGGGTCCTAA
- the LOC104091171 gene encoding (S)-coclaurine N-methyltransferase-like, translated as MDAIVQMPYNSTVRLMLSSLERNLLPDAVIRRLTRLLLAARLRSSYKPSAELQLSDLLQFVHSLREMPIAVMTEKAKSQHYELPTSFFKIVLGKHFKYSCCYFRDKSSTLEDAEKAMMELCCERSQLKNGNTVLDVGCGWGSLSLYIAQKYSSCKVTGICNSVTQKAHIEEQCTELQLQNVEIIVADISTFEMEGSYDRILSIGMFEHMKNYGDLLKKISRWMKPDGLHFVQHFCHKAFAYHFEDVNDDDWITRYFFSGGTMPSANLLLYFQDDVSVVNHWLVNGKHYAQTSEEWLKRMDQNKTCIKPIMESTYGKDSAVKWTVYWRTFFISVAELFGYNNGEEWMVAHFLFKKK; from the exons ATGGATGCGATAGTACAGATGCCTTACAATTCTACGGTGCGTTTAATGCTGTCTTCTCTTGAGCGCAACCTCTTGCCTGACGCCGTTATACGGCGGCTCACACGACTGCTCTTAGCTGCCCGACTTCGTTCCAGTTACAAGCCTTCCGCTGAGCTTCAGCTCTCTGACCTTCTCCAGTTTGTGCACT CTTTAAGAGAGATGCCTATAGCTGTGATGACTGAGAAGGCAAAGTCCCAACATTACGAGCTTCCTACGTCTTTCTTCAAGATTGTTCTTGGAAAGCACTTCAAATACAG CTGCTGTTATTTCCGCGACAAGTCAAGCACTTTAGAGGATGCTGAAAAAGCAATGATGGAATTATGCTGTGAAAGGTCACAGTTGAAAAATGGAAACACTGTACTTGATGTTGGATGTGGCTGGGGATCTCTCTCTCTATACATAGCACAAAAATACAGTAGCTGCAAAGTTACTGGAATTTGCAATTCAGTGACTCAAAAAGCACATATCGAAGAGCAGTGCAC GGAACTTCAGCTACAGAATGTGGAGATCATAGTTGCAGATATTAGCACATTTGAGATGGAAGGTTCCTATGATCGAATATTGTCTATTGGAATGTTTGAG CATATGAAGAACTACGGAGATCTCCTCAAGAAGATCTCCAGATGGATGAAGCCAGATGGTCTTCATTTTGTTCAACATTTTTGCCACAAGGCATTTGCTTACCACTTCGAG GATGTCAATGATGATGATTGGATCACTCGCTACTTCTTCAGTGGAGGTACAATGCCTTCTGCAAatctcctcctttattttcag gatgatgtttctGTGGTTAATCACTGGCTCGTTAACGGAAAGCATTATGCACAGACAAG TGAAGAATGGCTTAAGAGAATGGACCAGAACAAAACTTGTATAAAGCCAATAATGGAATCAACTTATGGGAAGGATTCAGCTGTTAAGTGGACTGTCTATTGGAGAACATTTTTCATTTCAGTTGCTGAACTGTTTGGCTACAACAATGGAGAAGAATGGATGGTTGCACATTTCCTCTTCAAGAAGAAATGA